A DNA window from Streptomyces canus contains the following coding sequences:
- a CDS encoding glycosyltransferase, translated as MLSVYEGFFSGGARIVHSDIVLGLTEGGQHHQVLSLHGEVHREATRQRMEDDTCYRALTAAGVGVTSLGRTFHGNGVSADFTGPELAGTARATAGADVILSLKEQPLALLNQAGLPRRPVVVCLHRSDPENQGAALDELKAAIADGTVVACVCCAESTRAAYRAAGIPSDLLHVIPNGVDLFSFRPDAARRLAVRTELGIDPAAPVVVFAARYDGMKNVPLLLAAARAWLGRVPDGQVLMCGAGMTVGNPGLTMDLATAFQGATALSDRGVRLLGVRRDMEMLYAASDVVALTSAWGEAAPLCLIEGMMCGAVPVATDVGDSAAIVAGHGLVTAPDPEVIAVAWSQAAAARADLAPALTANRERFSRTRMIASYAALLDRAAAGALRPALPDLF; from the coding sequence TTGCTGTCGGTGTACGAGGGTTTCTTCTCCGGTGGGGCCCGGATCGTGCACAGCGACATCGTGCTGGGCCTCACCGAGGGCGGCCAGCACCATCAAGTGCTGAGCCTGCACGGCGAGGTCCACCGGGAGGCGACCCGGCAGCGGATGGAGGATGACACCTGCTACCGGGCGCTGACCGCGGCCGGTGTGGGCGTCACCTCCCTCGGCCGCACGTTCCACGGCAACGGCGTTTCGGCCGACTTCACCGGTCCGGAGCTGGCTGGAACAGCCCGGGCGACGGCCGGCGCCGATGTCATCCTCTCCCTCAAGGAACAGCCCCTGGCGCTGCTCAACCAGGCGGGCCTGCCGCGCCGTCCGGTCGTGGTCTGTCTGCACCGCTCCGACCCGGAGAACCAGGGCGCCGCCCTCGACGAACTGAAGGCGGCCATCGCCGACGGCACGGTCGTCGCCTGCGTCTGCTGCGCCGAGTCGACCCGGGCCGCGTACCGGGCCGCCGGGATCCCCTCCGACCTGCTCCACGTGATCCCCAACGGCGTCGACCTCTTCAGCTTCCGCCCCGACGCGGCCCGCCGCCTCGCGGTCCGCACGGAGCTCGGCATCGACCCCGCGGCCCCCGTGGTCGTCTTCGCCGCCCGTTACGACGGCATGAAGAACGTCCCTCTGCTGCTCGCCGCCGCCCGCGCCTGGCTCGGCCGGGTCCCGGACGGGCAGGTGCTGATGTGCGGGGCGGGGATGACGGTGGGGAACCCCGGGCTCACCATGGACCTCGCGACGGCGTTCCAAGGGGCGACGGCCCTGTCGGACCGGGGGGTGCGCCTGCTGGGCGTCCGGCGCGACATGGAGATGCTGTACGCCGCCTCCGACGTCGTCGCCCTGACTTCCGCCTGGGGCGAGGCGGCCCCGCTGTGCCTGATCGAGGGCATGATGTGCGGCGCGGTCCCGGTGGCGACGGACGTCGGCGACAGTGCGGCGATCGTGGCGGGCCACGGGCTGGTCACGGCCCCGGACCCGGAGGTGATCGCGGTGGCCTGGTCACAGGCGGCGGCCGCACGCGCCGACCTCGCTCCGGCCCTCACGGCGAACCGCGAACGCTTCAGCCGTACGAGGATGATCGCGTCGTACGCGGCCCTGCTGGACCGCGCCGCCGCGGGCGCCCTCCGTCCCGCGCTGCCCGACCTGTTCTAG